GCTGTTGGCGGCTGAAGCCAAGGTTAAACTGGTTGGAGATACTTCTAACGTTGCTGAAGCGCTAGGCGTGAGATACGACGTGTTCTGCGGCGTGAGCGTAATGGGATTGCCCGATGGGTCCATAGCAGCCACTTCGGTCAGCGACAGATCAATGGTAATGCCGCTAGTAACCGATGGCTTTTCTTTCAATTTGATCCGTGCCACGATGCCCGTGCCGTTGGCGGCTGGCTGTCCGCTCTTCTTGCTGATGCCCACGCTCACCACGCCAACACTATTGTTGATGTCGGGGAAGAACACTGGGTCTGCCCCCAGAAAATCGCCCTTTTCCGCAGCCAATGCCTCTAATTTATCCGCAGGAAAATTGAATTTGAACGCCACGCCGAACAGGTTCTGGGCGTCTTTGACCTGGATGTCAACATAAAATTCCTGGTGCAGGCTGTGGTTGTTAACAACCGTTGTTATATAAAGTGGAGAATATTTTACACAAATATAAATCCCTCCAGCAGCAACATCTGCATAACCTTGATTTTCAATGGCGACATAATATTCTTCAGATTTATTGGTGGTGATGAAATCCGATATGTCAAAATTCTTTTGCGCTCGAGTATTAACAGCATCGTATTCTCCCACCAAAGTTCCTAAACTCGCCTGATTTCCTACCCACCAGGTGATTAGATTATGTTTATTGTCAGTCGGCGTTACCTGTTGCTGAGTTGAAAGATATACTCTACAATGGGCAGAACCGCTTGCCTGCGAATACCAATTCCATACAGATAAACTTGCGCGATGCTGATCTGAGATAAAAGCGGGCACAACCAGCTTCGTTTCAGCGTAGCGACCATCTCTGTTCCGTTCTTTGGACCACCACCAATCATAAGCAAATGCCCAGATATCACCTATTGTTGAAACGATACTCGAAGTCTGAATAGAATTGTTTAAAATTATAACATTGTCAAAATAGCAAACAGCGGTGCCTGTAGTTGAAAAATTATTTGTTGCTAACGCAAAAATTTGACAGTGATCTTTTGTCGAGCGAGGATGAGCTGAAAATACGTTGGCACCATCGATATAAACATCCATGCTATTATTTGTAAAATCTATTGAAGCTGTCACGACATACCATTGGCCAGAATTATATGACCGCAGCTCGATATCGGACTGTCCATTATCGTGGATGCATATTTTTCCATCATTCCTGAAAAAAACCGCATTGTATGACGGCGCCATGTTTCCTTGCGACTCAAAAAAACCGACAATTGCACCCTTTTGCGTATCCAAAATATAAACGCAAGCTTGATAAGTGATTTGATTGTCATAATTGATATTAAATCCATCGATCCGAGACCAATTAGAATAGCCTTCTAATCGAAATGATTTTGTTCCTAAATCGAATGCATAGTCGGTTGAAATTCTTGCAGAAGTACCATTGTAAAGCGTTCTCCACCAACCGCCGATTGGATATTGATTTGTCTCATAATATTCGAAACTATCAAAAAAGATGATTTCAGATTTCACATTCGAATAACAAAATTCGAGACAGATGCTTAATATCAATATTATGATGTTTTGTCGTGTAAACATACAATCCTCCTTCTATTATATTAAGCGAATTTATAAAAAATATATTTTTCACCGAATTTATGCTGCGACGGCAACGGCTGTTGACTCATCTTCTCTAAAATTGAATCCAAGTTACTTCGCCAAAACCAACTTCCGATTCAGAACCACCTCCCCAGCGCTGAAGCGGCAGATGTAAATCCCACTGGCGACTCTTTGCTGCGCTTCATCGGTGCCGTCCCAAACCACCGAATGAACCCCAGCGTCGCACATCTGATCAACCAGCCGCTTGACCTCCCGTCCGTTGATATCAAAAATCTGCACCTGAACGTGGGCTGCTTCGGGCAGGGCATAGCTGATGGTGGTAGTTGGATTGAAGGGATTGGGATAGTTGGGATACAAGAGATATTCCTCAGGAAATTGTTTCACTCTATCAGCCACCGATGTAGGATTGGGCGTGACATACGACGTGTTCTGCGGCGTGAGCGTAATGGGATTGCCCGATGGGTCCATAGCAGCCACTTCGGTCAGCGACAGATCAATGGTAATGCCGCTGGTAACCAATGGCTTTTCTTTCAATTTGATCCGTGCCACGATGCCCGTGCCGTTGGCGGCTGGCTGTCCGCTCTTCTTGCTGATGCCCACGCTCACCACGCCAGCGCTGTTGTTGATGTCAGGGAAGAACACTGGGTCTGCCCCCAGAAAATCGCCCTTTTCCGCAGCCAATGCCTCTAATTTATCCGCTGGAAAATTGAATTTGAACGCCACGCCGAACAGGTTCTGGGCGTCTTTGACCTGGATGTCAATGTAGAATTCCTGGTGCAAGGAGTGGTTCTGAACGACGGAAGTGATAGATGTTCCAGATTGCACACTGCCCGATTGCGTAACCGAAACCGTGCGAGTGATCCCGCCACCGCTGACCGTCACGGTGGCGCTGCGGGGATTGGCGGAAATATTGGCGCTATTGGCGGTAATCGTGACCGTGCCGTTGCCCGAACCACTGACGGGCGAAACATCCAGCCAACTGGCATTATCCGATGCATTCCAATTCACATTGGAGGTGATGCTGAAACTCCCCTGGCTGTTAGGTGATGAATCGAGAGTTATACTGGTTGGAGAAACAGTGAGATAAGAACTCGCAAGCGTAGTGAAGCTTTGATCCTCACCATAACTTGTCCCCACGCTATTGGTTGCCACCACCCGATAATGATACGTCGTATTGGGCAATAGCCCAGATAATTGGGCAGACACCGAAGCAGAACTGGTGCCGCTCACCGAGCTGGGAGAAGCTGTGATCTCACTGCCGTAGCTTGTAGTAGTACCATATTGAAACTTGACCGTGGTAGTGAGCCCATTGGGATTGACCGTGCCGTTGAGCTGGGCCGAGTTGGCCGTGACATTGCTCGCCGCATTGGTGGTTACGGTTGGCGCAGTAGGCGCTAAAAATTCCAAAATACAAAGACCAGCATCCGCATCCGCCACATAGGCGTAATGGCCGCTGACCGCCACGCCTCTGGCAGAAGCTGGCGTATCATAAAACCCCACTTCCCGGGGACTGGTCACCGTGCTCACGTCGATCACCCGCAAACCTCCTAACACATCCGCCACGTAGGCGTAATGGCCGCTGACCGCCACGCCTTCGGCATAACATGGCGTATCATAAAACCCCACTTCCCGGGGACTGGTCACCACGCTCACATCAATCACCCGCAAACCTGCATCCCCATCCGCCACATAAGCATAATGGCCGCTGACCGCCACGCCTCTGGCATCACCTGGCGTATCATAATACCCCACTTCCCGGGGACTCGACACCACGCTCACATCGATCACCCGCAAACCATCCGCATAATCCGCCACATAGGCGTAATGGCCGCTGACCGCCACGCCATTGGCCCAACCTGGCGTATCATAAAACCCCACTTCCCGGGGACTGGACACCACGCTCACATCGATCACCCGCAAACCAGAACCCCCATCCGCCACATAGGCGTAATGGCCGCTGACCGCCACGCCAAAGGCATAACCTGGCGTATCATAAGACCCCACTTCCCGGGGACTGGACACCACGCTCACATCGATCACCCGCAAACCTGCATCATAATCCGCCACATAGGCGTAAGGGCCGCTGACCGCCACGCCTCTGGCATCACCTGGCGTATCATAAAACCCCACTTCCCGGGGACTGGACACCACGCTCACATCGATCACCCGCAAACCTGCATCATAATCCGCCACATAGGCGTAATGGCCGCTGACCGCAATTTCCCGTACAACATCCGGCGTCATGACCTGGCCAATCATTTTGGGCGCAGCAGGATTCGTGACATCGAAAATCTCCAGATAGCCGCCACTGCCACGATAGACATATTTACCATCGGTCGCTACCGCATAACAAGGCCCGCCACCCCAGCGGCCCACCAGCCGCACGTTCAGGCTGTCACCAACGTTGGCAATACTTAATTGTTTGTGGAATTCATTGTGTGGAAATTTAAATTCGCTAAGCTGGCGATCTTGAAATTTTAATAATCTTTCTGGTTCAGGATATTGTGCATGTGAACGGTCTGCGGTAAAGATTAAAACCAGAAAAACAAAAAAGAGCACTTTTTTATCAATTTTCATAGTACGTCTCCTCCAAAGAATAAGCACAAATGGCCATTACTGGAACAGCAACGGCCATTTGTATTTGCGATCGACCTTTTTGCTTTCTATCTATTTCGCCAGAATCATCTTTTGGTGCAACACCTCGTTACCAGCCGTCATACGACAGATATACATACCGTTGGCCACTTCTTTTCCAGCGTCATCCCGGGCATCCCAGGTGACCGAATGCACGCCAGGTTGCTGCTGGCTATCAACCAGCGTTTTCACCAATCGCCCAGTCAAATCGAACACATGGATACGTACATGGGCTGCATCGGGCAAGGCGTAAGAAATGGTTGTCGTTGGGTTGAATGGATTGGGGTAGTTGGTAAACAACTGGTATTGAGTCACTGGAGCTGCGCCAATATGTAACCACTCTGGATTGGCGCAAGCTTGAGCCTGAATATTAATTGGCTTACCCTGGTCATCATTGGCTTTTACAGCCTCTATTTTCACGCTGGCATGTTCGAGAGATCGCTCGCTGGTCAATAAGCGGAATGTAATATGCGTTACCAGGCTCTTTTCTGCCTTCGTTATCTGTCCGATCTTCTGGCTGATAGCAATACCCAGTTTGCCCAGATCTGGCTGATCTTTCTGGAAGAAGATCTGATCCTGACTGAACAAATCTCCGGGTTCTGCCCCAGCGAACGCCAGCTCCTGTTGCGGATAGTTCACCTCAAAAGCGAGACCAAACAGGTTGGCTACGTTTTCAGCGTGGATATCGAGGTACACTTCTTTTCTGTCGACATTATAGGATAGTTTCGGAACAAGCGTGCCGGAAATTGCTCCCGAAGGTTCATCTTCGTTCTCATCAAATGCTTTGGCCATTGTATGCGTTCTGCCCCAATTTATTCCGATGACCAAAACGTCTGCCTGGTTGACAATTCCATCTCCATTAGCGTCTGCATAGGTTGCCGCTTCGGGAGTCCATGGGCTTGCGTTATGTGCGATCCATTGCGTTTCATTGGCATGGCAGGTGCGCCTTGGCCCTGTATAATTCCAATAGACGCCAAGGGGCAAAACATCCGCCTGGTTGACAATTCTATCATTGTTAGTATCACCAGGCCAAACGCTAATACCGCCACTGGTAATCGTTATAGTAATGCTCCCAGGAGCCAATCCAATTGCATTGCCATTTGGATCATTAGCTGTTGCGTTATGAATCGCAAAAGAAATTTGGGTGTTCACTGGTGTTGTTGGCAACGATTTGAACCTAATTTTTATGACCGAACCATAACCGCTTACTCCAGTACTTGTCCCTCTGCGGGTTAATCCGACGGCTACTTTTCCATTTGCATCATCAGGATTGACAAATTCCAAAAGGTCAGAACCTAAGAATGAACCACTCTTGTCATAAGAAACGTAATCTATATATGTGGTTGGATAGCCAAGCTCGAAACTCACGCCAAAGAGATTGGTTACTGGCTTATTAGCTGATCCGACAATGATATCTACATTAAACTCAGCGCCAGCCGATTGGCTAGTGGCAGTTGAAGGAGTAATCGGAATATCGCCGCCTGCTGAGCTAATCGTTACGGTTTTCCCCGATGACCAACTGGAGACGACTGAATTATCAGATGAACATCGAGCTTGCGCTTTCACTGTATAGGTTCCAGCCGTGCCATAAGAATAGCTTTGAGAAGAAGAACCCCAAGACGAATAAACACCATTACCCCAATCAAAACGATATTGCACGCTATGCCCCTGGTTACAAGTTGATCCACCTGTCGAAAAGGTTAAAGTTTGATTTACAGTACCAGATGACGGCCCGCTGGGCGTCGTAGGCGTACTAACTGTATGAGAGGAAGTGGTGACCGTTAGCAATCTTGTGGAACCATGATGCCAGTTGTTGTCATTTTCGTTCGTTTCTTGGACAACATTCTCAGGATCGATTATCATCCCAACATAATAATCACCTGGCGTCATAGAACTGGGCACCGTGCACGAAGTCACCACATCCCGATACGATCCACCGCTTATAGAGCTAACGCTGCTTTCACCAACTTTTGTATCTGAGGGAGAAATAACATCATTCGTCGACAGGTATACAAAGAGTTTGAAATTACCAGAACTCTGCGTGCCCGTATTCTGCACACGAAAATAATTGGTAAACGTCCCTCCCTGATTAACACTGGTAGGCGTGAAGTAATTATAGGTGCTGCCTGTATAGCAGGTGAGATTGATATCGCTGGTGTTGGAAACCCAATTCGCCCTCACCCGATAAGAACTGTTGGAGCTATAAGATCCTTGAAAACCATAAGCTTTGATATAGTATCTTCCGGCAGTAACTGATACTGTAACCTGTTCGTCAATGCCTGAATTGTTGTACGATCCTCCTATTGGAGCTCCTGAAGAATTGTATACTTCTAATTCGTAATCTAAATTGGATGGGACATCTAGATCTACTGTTAGAGGATACGTAGATGTTGGGCTAAGATCCATATTGCTAATGCTTTCGCCAGTTTCTCTTGCAATTAAGATAGTATTTTCTTTAATATCAGAAACTTGATTTAATTTGATTAATAACTCTGATGGCAACTCATTCATAGGCAATGCAGAAAGGTTGCTCGACATCGCCCCACTCACATCAACATAATACCAATCAATGTCAGTGGATGTCTCAATATACGCTGTATACCACTGGTTCTTCGTTAAAGGACCGTATGCCTGATTCATTAGATCATTAGGCTCATAAGGACCTGATGCCCCCCCTGAATTTGACATAATGTATAAAACATAAACTGCAATATCTGCGCTTGCCTCGTTATTGATGGCTATATAATAATAATTTGACGGATGGGATTGGACATAGGAACTGATATTAACCGTAGCATCCGTTTGCGTATTTGTGGCTGTAAATGATCCAACATACGTCCCCAAATTCGTTGCATTACCAACCCAAAAGGTCTTCCAATCATTACTTGAAGTTTGTGGTGTTACTTGTTGTGAAGTGGAGATATAAATTTTTCCTACAGCCGAACCTGCTAACTGAGACCACCAATGAGAATAGTGCAGCACGATATCGGAGGCATTGGATAATCCACCTGGAAATTCAAGTTTGACCTCAGCATATTTCCCGTTTCTGCCAGGTGTATAAGGATATTGGGAAAATGCACCAATTGATGATATTGTGCTATGGTAGTTTTTGGTTACCATCGCATTATCGATAATCCATACATTATCAAAATAAGCAACCGCAGTGCCAGAACCGCTAAAGTTATTTGTTGCTAAAGCAAAAGAATTGCAATTAGAACGACTGCTTCTTGGTCCTCCAGAATATTTTTTTATACCATCGATATAAACGTCCATTTTATTTTGATTGAAGTCTATTGAGACAATGACAAGGTACCAACGGTTTGCAGAGTATGCTTGTAAATCAATATCTGAAAGCCCATTATCATGAATAGCTATACGCCCGTTGTTGTTAAAGTGAATAGCATTATAGCTAGGCGCCATATTCCCCTCTTTCCTGAAAAATCCAACTATTGCGCCTCTTGTTGCATTTGGGATATAAACCCAAACCTGGTATTCAATACGGTTGCCATAACTTACGTCTTTGGCATCGACCCTTGACCAACTTGTTTGTCCTTCTAATCGAAAAGATTGTGAACCCCACACTCCATATTGCGAAGAAATTTTTGCTTCGACCCCGCTGAACATATTATACCAGTTAGACGAAGGATAAGAATTGACTGAATAAGATTCAAAGTTATCAGAGGCTATTATTTTAGACCAACCAGGTATTGCCCAGCCCGTAGCAATAGCTATAACAAAAATGATTTGATAGATCATTAAGCGTCTCATAACCATCCCTCCTGTTAATTTGATTAAATAGAAAATTTGTATTTTTTGAATTTCTTTGAAGCTTTTTTCCTCTCTACGCTTTTTGTCTATGAATAAAATAGTCTATTTTTACAAATCGTTTGTAAAAAAATAACTCTTATTATATTCAATTTATTTTTTTTTAAATTAGTAACCTTTGATAATTTATAAATCATATAATGCAATCTCTATACCAATTTAATATACAAAATTAATATTTATCTGCATTGATTATAGAGGACTTATAAACCCATACAATTATTTCTAAAAGTTCTCCATATGCCATTAGATGTAAATTTGACACGCTATAATTTCGAAAAATTGTTTAGCAACTGGAAAATTGCTCTTTGCGATAGTTGCAAAACTGACACAACTTGTGTGTTAAATTTGACACAAAAATAAATAAATGTAATTTTGAAATCAAAATTTGGAAGGTTCTATCTTTTGAGAGAAATTAGAAGAATCATCAATGCACAGTTATCCCCAAACCCCTCATCTTCCGATACAAATTTGCTCGGTCGATGTGCAGAACTTCGGCGGCTTTGGCGATCTTCCAATCGTGTTCTTCTAATACGCGGAGAATATACTCCCGCTCAAAATCTTCTCGGGCCTGTTGCAGGGGCTTGGTTTCGTCAATCGTGGGGGACTTCGCAGATTCGTTGGGTTCGATCAGCGAGATTACGTCGTTTAAATCAATGAGATCACCCTGGTGCATGATCATCAGCCGTTCCACGAAATTGCGGAGCTGACGGATGTTGCCAGGCCAATCGCAATTGGTGAGATATTTTATGGCCGCTGGGGATATTGAAGGTTTTGATACGCCAGTTGCTTCGGCATGGTTAGAGATGAAAAAATCGAGGAGCAAAGGGATATCGGAGCGGCGTTCGCGCAATGGCGGAACGGTAATGGTAAAAATTTCCAGACGAAAGTAAAGGTCCTCTCGAAAGGTCTTCTCGGCCACCATCTGCTTCAAATTTTTATTCGAGGCGGCGATGAGACGAACATCTACTTTGGCAATTTCTGATGAACCAACGCGCTGTATCTCTCCACTTTCCAAAAATCGCAGCAGCTTTGCCTGTGCTGCCAGGCTTAAATCGCCAATCTCATCGAGAAACAGGGTCCCCTTATCAGCGGTCTCAAATCTCCCCTTTTTGGCAATATTGGCGCCAGTAAACGCTCCTTTGGTATGGCCAAACAGCTCACTCTCTAATAAATTATCGGGTATTGCAGCGCAATTGATTTTCACCAGAGGTCTCGTGGCGCGATGACTCTGACAGTGAATCGCTTCAGCCACAAGCTCTTTTCCGACTCCATTTTCGCCAAGTATGAGGACATGGGTATTGCTCGGCGCAATTCTTTCGATCTGGGCAAACAAATATCTGATCTGCGGCGATTGGCCAATCATTTTAAAGCGGGCAAAGCAGTCCTGCTTATAATATTCCAGTTGCTTTTGCATTTGGCCGTATGCCAGCGCGTTGCGGATCGTGACCGTAATGCGATCGCGATCCAACGGTTTTTCCAGAAAATCATACACCCCCATTTTTGTTGCTTCTACCGCTTTGGAAATAGTGGCATAAGCGGATATCAATACAATGGGAACCAGGGGCTTTTGCGCGATCATGTCTTTGGCAACATCGATCCCTGTGATATCGGGCAGTTGGAAATCCAGCAGCACTAGGTCGATCTCGTTCTCTTTAAATAGAGAAAGCGCCTCGTTGCCCGAGTGCGCTTCCTTTATTTCGTAGTTTTCGCTTTCTAAAATTCGTCTTAAAATTTGACAGATGGAAACATCATCATCGACAATCAGAATTTGGCAACCAGGGCACGACATTGTTCGTAAGCTCCTTTTTAGCTATCGACAAAAATTTGAGACTGATACCATCGCTCTAAGCGATGGAATCAGTTTGCAATCCGTATGCCACAAATTCAGCGGCTGAATTTAGCTTGCCTGTTTAAACCGCAGCGACACCGTTGTCCCAACATTCACTTCACTCTCAATTTCTAATTCTCCACCATGGGAATCCATGATTTTTTGGACTATGCTCAGCCCCAAACCTGTGCCATCGGGTTTGTTGAATGAAAAATATGGCTGTCTAATGCGGTCGAGATATTCCGGCGGGATTCCGCAGCCGGTATCACGAATTTGAAGCTCGATAAAATTCGATAAGATGCCACCTTCTTGCGCATCTTTAAGCAACTGGACTTTCCGTGTCGAGATCAAAATTCGTCCTTCACCTCGAATGCTTTCTAGTGCATTATAAAACACATTTTTTACGGCATGTTCAAATTGCCGCTGATCGATCATCGCCAGGGGCAAATCCTCCTCCAGCTCCCAATCGATCTGAATTTTGCTTGTTTTGCCGGGTTGCCATTGGGGAATCAGCTCTCTAATTTCGCGATTCAAATCAACAGGCTTCAGGTCGGTCTGCTCGAACTCAACAAATCGCATAAAGCCATCGCTCATTTTTTTCAATTTGGCGACCTGCTTGATGATCGGCGTGATAAATTCTTCCACATCACCCGCTTGAATCTGAGCATTAGTTCGAACCTTGTGCAGCAATTGTTCGGCGTTGAGGTTAACGGTGGTCAACGGATTTTTGATCCCGTGCGCCAATCGTTGGGCAACTTGTGCCCAGTGCTTAAGCTGACGGATGTGCTCCTGTTCGCGGGGGTCGAAGATCATGAAGCAATGCGCTTTAATCCAGGAGACATATAATGCCTTGAATTGGAGTGGAACATGGTTTGTGTTATCGATTGGGCAAAGACACTGATGATTTGATAAGTTTTCATTCAACATTTTCTGCAGCGCTGCGCCGATCGGTTGAAATTGGGTATTTTTAAAAATATCCTGAAACTTTTTCCCTTCAATTTGATGAGGCAAGATTTGCAACAGAGCGGACCACTCTTTGCCCCAATGATTAATTTTTTGATGGCGATCCAGAATCAAGGCTTTGTCCAGCGATTGGGTCTGTTCCAGTATTTGAACCAACAATTGAGAGGCGCGTTTGCCATACAGGTGATTTCGTAAAACGACGAATGCTACCGTGACCGCAGCCAGGAACAAGATGATAATTGAATAATATTGTCCATGTTTTTTAATCGCCCCAGCCAAGCCCACGACGTGGAAATCGAACACCTGATAATCTGTGAAGCCATTGATTTGTTTCGATGAAAATAAAAGCTGATATTTATTGGGTAGACGGATTAGCTGAAACCGCTCGAAATTTTTCGGAAATGGTTCTAACAGCAATTGTTTGAGTTGATGATTTAAAATGACTATCATCTTGTCCGAGGTCAGGGCAATCACTTCGAATAGCCCATCGCCATCCAGATCTGCCACGCCATGAACCGTGATCGGCCGGCGATAAGGCTCTGAAGAATACATGATAGAAAAGTCACCTCGGTACATTCTGACAAATCCGTCTTTGCTGCCAATGACGAACTCCTCTATGCCATCTCCGTCAAAATCACGGCAGATTTCAATAGCAGCAGGTGCCATATTGGCCGTAAATTGGCTACCAAGCTTTTTGCGCCCAATTTCTTCACCCGTGCGAATATCCAGTTGGATCAATTCATCAT
This DNA window, taken from candidate division KSB1 bacterium, encodes the following:
- a CDS encoding cohesin domain-containing protein, producing MFTRQNIIILILSICLEFCYSNVKSEIIFFDSFEYYETNQYPIGGWWRTLYNGTSARISTDYAFDLGTKSFRLEGYSNWSRIDGFNINYDNQITYQACVYILDTQKGAIVGFFESQGNMAPSYNAVFFRNDGKICIHDNGQSDIELRSYNSGQWYVVTASIDFTNNSMDVYIDGANVFSAHPRSTKDHCQIFALATNNFSTTGTAVCYFDNVIILNNSIQTSSIVSTIGDIWAFAYDWWWSKERNRDGRYAETKLVVPAFISDQHRASLSVWNWYSQASGSAHCRVYLSTQQQVTPTDNKHNLITWWVGNQASLGTLVGEYDAVNTRAQKNFDISDFITTNKSEEYYVAIENQGYADVAAGGIYICVKYSPLYITTVVNNHSLHQEFYVDIQVKDAQNLFGVAFKFNFPADKLEALAAEKGDFLGADPVFFPDINNSVGVVSVGISKKSGQPAANGTGIVARIKLKEKPSVTSGITIDLSLTEVAAMDPSGNPITLTPQNTSYLTPSASATLEVSPTSLTLASAANS
- a CDS encoding BACON domain-containing carbohydrate-binding protein; translation: MKIDKKVLFFVFLVLIFTADRSHAQYPEPERLLKFQDRQLSEFKFPHNEFHKQLSIANVGDSLNVRLVGRWGGGPCYAVATDGKYVYRGSGGYLEIFDVTNPAAPKMIGQVMTPDVVREIAVSGHYAYVADYDAGLRVIDVSVVSSPREVGFYDTPGDARGVAVSGPYAYVADYDAGLRVIDVSVVSSPREVGSYDTPGYAFGVAVSGHYAYVADGGSGLRVIDVSVVSSPREVGFYDTPGWANGVAVSGHYAYVADYADGLRVIDVSVVSSPREVGYYDTPGDARGVAVSGHYAYVADGDAGLRVIDVSVVTSPREVGFYDTPCYAEGVAVSGHYAYVADVLGGLRVIDVSTVTSPREVGFYDTPASARGVAVSGHYAYVADADAGLCILEFLAPTAPTVTTNAASNVTANSAQLNGTVNPNGLTTTVKFQYGTTTSYGSEITASPSSVSGTSSASVSAQLSGLLPNTTYHYRVVATNSVGTSYGEDQSFTTLASSYLTVSPTSITLDSSPNSQGSFSITSNVNWNASDNASWLDVSPVSGSGNGTVTITANSANISANPRSATVTVSGGGITRTVSVTQSGSVQSGTSITSVVQNHSLHQEFYIDIQVKDAQNLFGVAFKFNFPADKLEALAAEKGDFLGADPVFFPDINNSAGVVSVGISKKSGQPAANGTGIVARIKLKEKPLVTSGITIDLSLTEVAAMDPSGNPITLTPQNTSYVTPNPTSVADRVKQFPEEYLLYPNYPNPFNPTTTISYALPEAAHVQVQIFDINGREVKRLVDQMCDAGVHSVVWDGTDEAQQRVASGIYICRFSAGEVVLNRKLVLAK
- a CDS encoding T9SS type A sorting domain-containing protein, coding for MRRLMIYQIIFVIAIATGWAIPGWSKIIASDNFESYSVNSYPSSNWYNMFSGVEAKISSQYGVWGSQSFRLEGQTSWSRVDAKDVSYGNRIEYQVWVYIPNATRGAIVGFFRKEGNMAPSYNAIHFNNNGRIAIHDNGLSDIDLQAYSANRWYLVIVSIDFNQNKMDVYIDGIKKYSGGPRSSRSNCNSFALATNNFSGSGTAVAYFDNVWIIDNAMVTKNYHSTISSIGAFSQYPYTPGRNGKYAEVKLEFPGGLSNASDIVLHYSHWWSQLAGSAVGKIYISTSQQVTPQTSSNDWKTFWVGNATNLGTYVGSFTATNTQTDATVNISSYVQSHPSNYYYIAINNEASADIAVYVLYIMSNSGGASGPYEPNDLMNQAYGPLTKNQWYTAYIETSTDIDWYYVDVSGAMSSNLSALPMNELPSELLIKLNQVSDIKENTILIARETGESISNMDLSPTSTYPLTVDLDVPSNLDYELEVYNSSGAPIGGSYNNSGIDEQVTVSVTAGRYYIKAYGFQGSYSSNSSYRVRANWVSNTSDINLTCYTGSTYNYFTPTSVNQGGTFTNYFRVQNTGTQSSGNFKLFVYLSTNDVISPSDTKVGESSVSSISGGSYRDVVTSCTVPSSMTPGDYYVGMIIDPENVVQETNENDNNWHHGSTRLLTVTTSSHTVSTPTTPSGPSSGTVNQTLTFSTGGSTCNQGHSVQYRFDWGNGVYSSWGSSSQSYSYGTAGTYTVKAQARCSSDNSVVSSWSSGKTVTISSAGGDIPITPSTATSQSAGAEFNVDIIVGSANKPVTNLFGVSFELGYPTTYIDYVSYDKSGSFLGSDLLEFVNPDDANGKVAVGLTRRGTSTGVSGYGSVIKIRFKSLPTTPVNTQISFAIHNATANDPNGNAIGLAPGSITITITSGGISVWPGDTNNDRIVNQADVLPLGVYWNYTGPRRTCHANETQWIAHNASPWTPEAATYADANGDGIVNQADVLVIGINWGRTHTMAKAFDENEDEPSGAISGTLVPKLSYNVDRKEVYLDIHAENVANLFGLAFEVNYPQQELAFAGAEPGDLFSQDQIFFQKDQPDLGKLGIAISQKIGQITKAEKSLVTHITFRLLTSERSLEHASVKIEAVKANDDQGKPINIQAQACANPEWLHIGAAPVTQYQLFTNYPNPFNPTTTISYALPDAAHVRIHVFDLTGRLVKTLVDSQQQPGVHSVTWDARDDAGKEVANGMYICRMTAGNEVLHQKMILAK
- a CDS encoding sigma-54 dependent transcriptional regulator, producing the protein MSCPGCQILIVDDDVSICQILRRILESENYEIKEAHSGNEALSLFKENEIDLVLLDFQLPDITGIDVAKDMIAQKPLVPIVLISAYATISKAVEATKMGVYDFLEKPLDRDRITVTIRNALAYGQMQKQLEYYKQDCFARFKMIGQSPQIRYLFAQIERIAPSNTHVLILGENGVGKELVAEAIHCQSHRATRPLVKINCAAIPDNLLESELFGHTKGAFTGANIAKKGRFETADKGTLFLDEIGDLSLAAQAKLLRFLESGEIQRVGSSEIAKVDVRLIAASNKNLKQMVAEKTFREDLYFRLEIFTITVPPLRERRSDIPLLLDFFISNHAEATGVSKPSISPAAIKYLTNCDWPGNIRQLRNFVERLMIMHQGDLIDLNDVISLIEPNESAKSPTIDETKPLQQAREDFEREYILRVLEEHDWKIAKAAEVLHIDRANLYRKMRGLGITVH
- a CDS encoding ATP-binding protein, whose protein sequence is MRNKVLTFFILLNLLSSSFTHASDPTKKYELLSIWQKTAIAFIPIDITPETPGDELVGVYQNQIDVLTNTTFDHQKSIIIPADKPYAIWPIPGASADSLRILFRHQTPTTTAFDFYLHDGDNLLLVKENFLFFQGEDRDLDGRFHQTAFPIAMLTNRNHQRRILLRVDSGGDRGMRGLFAIDPYSALEHWSYLTGPQICFIKCVDLENDGLQEIVFGSYAPDNKVKRNSTSDDSCYVFVLDDLGNERWRRTIGPYYTGVFPIVGDLTGDGKNELVVYRFGSNPNFKNYDELIQLDIRTGEEIGRKKLGSQFTANMAPAAIEICRDFDGDGIEEFVIGSKDGFVRMYRGDFSIMYSSEPYRRPITVHGVADLDGDGLFEVIALTSDKMIVILNHQLKQLLLEPFPKNFERFQLIRLPNKYQLLFSSKQINGFTDYQVFDFHVVGLAGAIKKHGQYYSIIILFLAAVTVAFVVLRNHLYGKRASQLLVQILEQTQSLDKALILDRHQKINHWGKEWSALLQILPHQIEGKKFQDIFKNTQFQPIGAALQKMLNENLSNHQCLCPIDNTNHVPLQFKALYVSWIKAHCFMIFDPREQEHIRQLKHWAQVAQRLAHGIKNPLTTVNLNAEQLLHKVRTNAQIQAGDVEEFITPIIKQVAKLKKMSDGFMRFVEFEQTDLKPVDLNREIRELIPQWQPGKTSKIQIDWELEEDLPLAMIDQRQFEHAVKNVFYNALESIRGEGRILISTRKVQLLKDAQEGGILSNFIELQIRDTGCGIPPEYLDRIRQPYFSFNKPDGTGLGLSIVQKIMDSHGGELEIESEVNVGTTVSLRFKQAS